The following are encoded together in the Triticum urartu cultivar G1812 unplaced genomic scaffold, Tu2.1 TuUngrouped_contig_2164, whole genome shotgun sequence genome:
- the LOC125526881 gene encoding LOB domain-containing protein 12-like — MAGGSPCASCKLLRRRCTKDCIFAPFFPADDPHKFAIVHKVFGASNVSKMLLELPVQQRGDAVSSLVYEANARVRDPVYGCVGAISFLQNQVSQLQMQLAVAQAEILCIQMQQRDGCQSQDDAGRSDGHSLAAMQQMVVDDTAAAEAFLMQNGGGGFPPQLMSSYGGAPASNVHHYGQQDHLKRESLWT, encoded by the exons ATGGCCGGCGGGTCGCCGTGCGCGTCCTGCAAGCTGCTCCGGCGGCGGTGCACCAAGGACTGCATCTTTGCCCCCTTCTTCCCCGCCGACGACCCCCACAAGTTCGCCATCGTCCACAAGGTCTTTGGCGCCAGCAACGTCAGCAAGATGCTCCTG GAGCTGCCGGTGCAGCAGCGCGGGGACGCGGTGAGCAGCCTGGTGTACGAGGCGAACGCGCGGGTGCGGGACCCGGTGTACGGCTGCGTGGGGGCCATCTCCTTCCTGCAGAACCAGGTGTCGCAGCTGCAGATGCAGCTCGCCGTCGCGCAGGCCGAGATCCTGTGCATCCAGATGCAGCAGCGAGACGGCTGCCAGTCCCAGGACGACGCAGGGCGAAGCGACGGCCACAGCCTGGCGGCCATGCAGCAGATGGTCGTCGACGACACCGCGGCGGCAGAGGCTTTCCTGATGcagaacggcggcggcggcttcccGCCGCAGCTGATGAGCAGCTACGGCGGCGCGCCGGCCTCCAACGTGCATCACTACGGGCAGCAGGACCACCTCAAGAGGGAGTCCCTGTGGACGTAG